A genomic segment from Phragmites australis chromosome 6, lpPhrAust1.1, whole genome shotgun sequence encodes:
- the LOC133920672 gene encoding protein GLUTAMINE DUMPER 6-like translates to MRPTGMDMTMEDDGGVSSSVQQQQQQPAFGYGHGQPPPFWSTPTPYLFIGFAVVMALIAVALAVLICSRRKEEEGPRSRGAGEEVMSVRVLTPLGREDAAMPKVVVVMAGDHAPSFLASAVPLTSFAGAAKAQMPQYVGGGKDGAATATAM, encoded by the coding sequence ATGAGGCCTACTGGGATGGACATGACGATGGAGGACGACGGCGGGGTGTCGTCGtcggtgcagcagcagcagcagcagccggcaTTCGGCTACGGGCACGGGCAGCCGCCGCCGTTCTGGTCGACGCCGACGCCGTACCTGTTCATCGGGTTCGCGGTGGTGATGGCGCTCATCGCCGTGGCGCTGGCCGTGCTCATCTGCTCCCGCcgcaaggaggaggagggcccCCGCAGCCGCGGCGCGGGAGAGGAGGTCATGTCCGTGCGCGTGCTGACGCCGCTGGGTAGGGAGGACGCGGCGATGCCCAAGGTGGTCGTCGTGATGGCCGGCGACCACGCGCCATCGTTCCTCGCCAGCGCTGTGCCACTCACCAGCTTCGCCGGAGCAGCCAAGGCGCAGATGCCGCAGTACGTCGGCGGGGGCAAGGAcggagccgccaccgccacggCCATGTAG